One Gloeobacter morelensis MG652769 DNA window includes the following coding sequences:
- a CDS encoding pentapeptide repeat-containing protein produces the protein MFEPAPKLENPLRLEVRSLRRAHLAGARLKNVGINSCDLSAADLTGADLRGAKVGVAWQRLLFVVFAAAAGAQVGVALAQQTGLWSAAVLGALVGFDIFWAGGLSDDLPERVFAPGDERRYRCEEPDGPAGLGLRVPLVLAGVALLQVALLLGWAPADQSVPRVAGGTAAALAAGVAAVAVLAFAYRRCWIFKTVLKNADFSDADLSGARLAHIDLRGARLVRAFAREANLQGADLRGADLELADLVGADLRDAKLEGTNLEGAWMPDGRTFSGSLADHLLYPEQADKPDSD, from the coding sequence GTGTTCGAGCCCGCGCCGAAGCTGGAAAATCCACTGCGCCTGGAGGTGCGCTCTTTGCGAAGAGCGCACCTGGCTGGGGCGCGGCTCAAAAACGTCGGCATCAACAGCTGCGATCTCAGCGCTGCGGATCTGACGGGGGCGGACTTGCGCGGCGCCAAAGTCGGAGTCGCCTGGCAGCGGCTTTTGTTTGTCGTCTTTGCGGCGGCGGCCGGGGCGCAGGTGGGCGTCGCCCTCGCCCAGCAGACCGGGCTGTGGTCGGCGGCGGTTCTCGGGGCGCTGGTGGGATTCGACATCTTCTGGGCGGGGGGGCTATCCGACGATTTACCCGAGCGGGTTTTTGCGCCGGGCGACGAGCGGCGCTACCGCTGCGAAGAACCGGACGGCCCGGCGGGACTCGGCCTCAGGGTGCCGCTGGTGCTGGCCGGGGTGGCGCTGTTGCAGGTGGCGCTGCTGTTGGGATGGGCTCCGGCGGACCAGAGCGTGCCGAGAGTCGCCGGGGGGACGGCCGCCGCCCTGGCGGCCGGGGTGGCGGCCGTCGCTGTGCTGGCCTTTGCCTACCGGCGCTGCTGGATCTTCAAGACGGTCCTCAAGAACGCCGATTTTTCAGACGCCGACTTGAGCGGTGCACGTCTTGCCCATATCGACCTGCGCGGTGCCCGGCTGGTGCGCGCTTTCGCCCGTGAAGCGAATCTGCAGGGAGCGGATTTGCGCGGAGCGGACCTCGAACTGGCCGACCTGGTCGGGGCGGATCTGCGCGATGCGAAGCTTGAGGGCACCAATCTGGAGGGGGCGTGGATGCCCGACGGCCGCACTTTCAGCGGCAGTCTGGCCGATCATCTCCTCTATCCCGAGCAGGCAGATAAGCCGGATAGCGACTGA
- a CDS encoding DUF445 domain-containing protein, with protein MPLTIFHYVLPPIVGAIIGFTSDTLAIKMLFRPYKPKYFLGRQIPLTPGLFPKGQERFARKVAQMLTDKLLTPDEVHRIAQRLLTPERLEEGLRFALLYALGEYSDGRKRARLAVALGDILQEVFSESLPKWIDALSRSSASNKIFEQIFDQVAGSLRIEEAQAVRLAEWIEKNVFTPDRLRLALINLLTNQTIDTLDKEARERAQGGLWLVANVVGIKGPLSRFKSFCVEQPAAANELFTRFLAEAEVRERLTGALNGLSVQTLSMATVQDLKRQFVTSLTAALSAQGPGLSQRLGESIDWSRWAAEVLDRVVTSEKTLGWIDRIAEGSSRLLDRYLTRELEPLVMKFLPALGLEQMVITKICNTSPQELEAAIEQVARNELRAIPYVGMVLGFCVGLFEVFLITVVIPVG; from the coding sequence TTGCCCCTCACGATTTTTCATTACGTTTTGCCACCGATTGTCGGAGCAATAATCGGTTTCACCTCCGACACGCTGGCGATTAAGATGCTATTTCGGCCCTACAAACCGAAATATTTTTTGGGCCGCCAGATCCCGCTGACGCCGGGGTTGTTTCCCAAGGGCCAGGAGCGCTTCGCCCGCAAGGTGGCCCAGATGCTCACCGATAAATTGCTCACCCCCGACGAGGTGCACCGCATTGCCCAGCGCCTGCTCACCCCCGAGCGGCTCGAAGAAGGCCTGCGCTTCGCCCTGCTCTACGCCCTAGGCGAATACAGCGACGGGCGCAAGCGGGCGCGGCTGGCGGTCGCCCTGGGAGACATCCTTCAAGAAGTCTTCAGTGAGTCGCTGCCCAAGTGGATCGATGCCCTCAGCCGCTCCTCCGCCTCCAACAAGATTTTTGAGCAAATTTTTGATCAGGTGGCCGGTTCGCTGCGCATCGAGGAGGCCCAGGCGGTGCGCCTCGCCGAGTGGATCGAAAAGAACGTCTTTACCCCCGACCGGCTGCGGCTCGCCCTGATCAACTTGCTCACCAATCAGACCATCGACACGCTCGATAAAGAAGCTCGCGAGCGCGCCCAGGGCGGGTTGTGGCTGGTGGCCAACGTCGTGGGCATCAAAGGTCCCCTCTCGCGCTTCAAGTCCTTCTGTGTCGAGCAGCCCGCGGCGGCCAACGAACTGTTTACCCGTTTTCTGGCGGAGGCGGAGGTGCGCGAGCGGCTGACGGGGGCGCTCAACGGTCTGAGTGTGCAGACGCTCTCGATGGCCACCGTCCAAGATCTCAAGCGGCAGTTTGTGACGAGCCTCACCGCGGCGCTGAGCGCCCAGGGGCCGGGGCTCAGCCAGCGCCTCGGCGAATCGATCGACTGGAGCCGCTGGGCGGCGGAGGTGCTCGACCGGGTGGTCACCTCCGAGAAGACCCTGGGGTGGATCGACCGCATCGCCGAGGGCAGCAGCCGTCTATTGGATCGCTACTTGACCCGCGAGTTGGAGCCGCTGGTCATGAAGTTCCTGCCCGCCCTGGGTCTGGAGCAGATGGTGATCACCAAGATCTGCAACACCTCCCCGCAAGAGTTGGAAGCGGCCATCGAGCAGGTGGCCCGCAACGAACTAAGAGCCATTCCCTACGTCGGCATGGTTTTGGGATTTTGCGTGGGCCTTTTTGAGGTCTTCTTAATCACCGTGGTCATTCCCGTAGGTTAG
- a CDS encoding DUF5615 family PIN-like protein, with translation MSVAFYFDENAEASIASGLRRRGVEVLTVQEDGRSGLSDPQVLDRATELGRVLFTRDDDLLAEARRRQTEGNAFAGVVYAHKLNATVGDCVRDLEMIAEVADAEYFDSRVEYLPM, from the coding sequence CTGAGCGTTGCTTTCTACTTCGATGAGAACGCGGAGGCTTCGATCGCCTCTGGGCTGCGTCGTCGTGGCGTGGAAGTGCTCACTGTGCAAGAAGACGGCCGAAGCGGTCTTTCGGATCCCCAGGTGCTTGACCGAGCGACGGAGCTTGGGCGAGTGCTCTTCACCAGAGACGACGACCTGCTTGCTGAAGCCCGTCGGCGTCAAACTGAAGGCAATGCTTTTGCCGGGGTGGTCTATGCCCACAAACTCAATGCAACCGTTGGCGACTGTGTCCGCGATCTAGAAATGATCGCCGAGGTGGCAGATGCCGAATATTTTGATAGCCGTGTGGAATACTTGCCGATGTAG
- a CDS encoding carbohydrate kinase family protein, which yields MSVLVTGAAVLDILLSAPPELPTPGASRLIDTIALAAGGCGVNTAIGLARLGVPVEFAAHLGADGAGEWIKAELSRAGVGLAHFRQSAGVATKSAVVLLSASGERSFLRTPGGGNAIARSDLEHLDWSGISHLHIGGCYSLRQLLGTDLAAVLRSARPAGVVTCLDTVWSSDGNWEALLPALGQIDHLLPSLTEAQAITGESTPQAMARWFIAHGSTRVVIKLGERGAYALGPDIDAVVPALPVPGGRVVDTTGAGDAFCAGYLAALTAGLAPPQAVRWANAWGAVAVSGLGATAALRDRSQLAALLALTG from the coding sequence ATGAGCGTTCTGGTCACCGGTGCTGCCGTCCTCGACATTCTCCTGAGCGCCCCACCGGAACTGCCCACCCCCGGCGCGAGCCGGCTCATCGACACGATTGCCCTCGCAGCCGGGGGTTGCGGCGTCAATACGGCGATTGGCCTGGCCCGGCTCGGGGTGCCGGTCGAATTTGCCGCCCACCTCGGAGCCGACGGCGCCGGGGAGTGGATCAAAGCCGAATTGAGCAGGGCCGGGGTGGGTCTTGCCCACTTTCGGCAGTCGGCGGGGGTGGCTACCAAAAGTGCGGTCGTGCTGTTATCTGCCTCCGGCGAGCGCTCTTTTTTGCGCACCCCGGGCGGCGGCAACGCCATCGCCCGCTCGGATCTAGAACATCTGGACTGGTCGGGGATAAGCCACCTGCACATCGGCGGCTGCTATTCGCTGCGGCAGCTGTTGGGCACAGATCTGGCCGCCGTCTTGCGCTCGGCGCGACCGGCCGGGGTGGTCACCTGCCTGGACACTGTCTGGAGCAGCGACGGGAACTGGGAAGCGCTGCTGCCCGCCCTCGGGCAAATCGATCACCTGCTGCCGAGCTTGACGGAGGCCCAGGCGATTACGGGCGAATCGACGCCGCAGGCGATGGCCCGCTGGTTCATAGCGCACGGTAGCACCCGCGTGGTTATCAAGCTGGGCGAGCGGGGCGCCTATGCCCTGGGTCCGGATATCGATGCGGTGGTACCGGCCCTGCCCGTCCCCGGCGGCCGGGTGGTCGATACCACCGGGGCCGGAGACGCCTTTTGCGCGGGCTATCTGGCGGCGCTGACGGCGGGGCTGGCCCCCCCCCAGGCGGTGCGCTGGGCCAATGCCTGGGGGGCGGTTGCCGTGAGCGGCCTGGGAGCGACCGCCGCATTGCGCGATCGCTCCCAGTTGGCGGCGCTGCTTGCCCTTACGGGGTAA
- a CDS encoding Uma2 family endonuclease encodes MFALISPERIELPPGAVVRMPATWQEYQSLTERRGDKATPRIKYCAGEVLLMSPLPRHGRDANLMADVVKALLDHLGRDYDAYTPVTMQLPQETGIEPDYCFYIDHWQAVAGKDRINWQTDPPPDLALEVGVTSYTDINSYLPYLVPEVWLLKGRLLEIYQLRVDKYQLRNASFYFPEFNLQSILEDALQLTYSRNSGSAIQRLRQRLSAGEC; translated from the coding sequence ATGTTTGCGCTGATTTCGCCGGAGAGAATCGAGCTGCCCCCGGGCGCTGTGGTCCGTATGCCGGCGACCTGGCAAGAATATCAAAGTTTGACCGAACGGCGAGGAGACAAGGCCACTCCCCGCATCAAATATTGCGCCGGTGAAGTTTTGCTGATGTCACCACTCCCCAGACACGGCAGAGATGCGAACCTCATGGCGGACGTCGTCAAGGCGCTGCTCGACCATCTCGGCAGAGATTACGATGCCTACACCCCAGTCACAATGCAGCTTCCACAAGAAACCGGCATCGAGCCGGACTACTGTTTTTACATCGATCACTGGCAGGCCGTCGCTGGAAAAGATCGGATCAACTGGCAAACGGATCCACCGCCGGATCTGGCTTTAGAGGTCGGTGTCACAAGCTACACTGACATCAATAGTTATCTGCCCTATCTTGTTCCGGAAGTCTGGCTCCTCAAAGGGAGATTATTAGAGATATACCAACTGCGAGTTGATAAATATCAGCTTCGGAATGCAAGCTTTTATTTTCCTGAATTTAACTTGCAATCCATCCTAGAGGACGCCCTGCAGCTTACCTATAGCCGCAATTCCGGTTCAGCAATTCAGCGGCTTCGACAAAGGTTAAGTGCTGGAGAGTGCTGA
- the gloA gene encoding lactoylglutathione lyase — MRILHTMLRVRDLEASKAFYCDVLGMKLLRQKDYPDGKFTLAFVGYGSEADSAVIELTHNWERDRYELGDAFGHIALGVEDIYRTCSELTARGGKVVRQPGPMKHGSTVIAFLEDPDGYKIELIQKSPSPLSTAVQQAPVGA, encoded by the coding sequence GTGCGGATTCTTCACACGATGCTGCGGGTGCGCGATCTGGAGGCTTCCAAGGCTTTCTACTGCGATGTATTGGGCATGAAACTGCTGCGCCAAAAAGACTACCCCGACGGCAAATTCACCCTCGCCTTCGTGGGCTACGGCAGCGAAGCGGACAGCGCCGTGATCGAACTGACCCACAACTGGGAGCGCGACCGTTACGAACTCGGCGACGCCTTCGGTCACATCGCCCTCGGTGTCGAGGACATCTACCGGACCTGCAGCGAACTGACCGCCCGGGGCGGCAAAGTCGTGCGCCAACCCGGCCCGATGAAGCACGGCAGCACGGTGATCGCTTTTCTGGAAGATCCCGACGGCTACAAGATCGAACTCATCCAGAAAAGTCCGTCGCCGCTATCGACCGCAGTACAGCAGGCACCCGTCGGCGCTTAG
- a CDS encoding carbohydrate kinase family protein, producing MSTHVLCLGEMLLDCLADQPDRPEAQVASWTSYPGGAPANVACALAALGGESCFVGCLGEDPEGDSLLAVLERSGVNTAGVQRAAQPTRKVYVTRTAAGERTFASFGGKPPGAFADTHLQATKLAPDLFGGAAFLTLGTLMMAFPEAARAIERALDLADERFVKICLDVNWRPVFWEQPEQAPAVVRGLIERCDVLKLSEEEAEWLGMPSIEAITAAFDHLEGILLTRGENGCLWQVGGRRGGHPGYRVPTVDTTGAGDAFVAALLHRLSRTPLREWESAAAAVVDYACATGALSTMIPGGIGSTPDEAAVQAFLRAQAR from the coding sequence ATGTCAACCCACGTACTGTGCCTCGGTGAAATGCTCCTGGACTGCCTGGCGGACCAGCCGGACCGGCCCGAAGCGCAAGTCGCTTCCTGGACATCTTATCCGGGGGGCGCGCCCGCCAACGTCGCCTGCGCCCTGGCGGCCCTGGGCGGTGAGAGCTGCTTTGTCGGCTGCCTGGGCGAAGATCCTGAGGGCGATAGCTTACTGGCCGTGTTGGAGCGTAGCGGTGTCAATACTGCCGGTGTACAGCGCGCGGCGCAGCCGACGCGCAAGGTCTACGTCACCCGCACCGCCGCGGGCGAGCGCACCTTCGCCAGTTTCGGGGGCAAGCCCCCCGGCGCGTTTGCCGATACGCACCTGCAGGCCACAAAACTGGCGCCGGACCTGTTCGGCGGGGCGGCATTTTTGACCTTGGGCACGCTGATGATGGCTTTTCCGGAGGCGGCCCGGGCCATCGAGCGCGCCCTGGATCTGGCGGATGAGCGATTCGTCAAGATTTGTCTCGACGTCAACTGGCGTCCGGTCTTCTGGGAACAACCCGAACAGGCGCCCGCGGTGGTGCGCGGCCTCATCGAGCGCTGCGACGTCTTAAAACTCAGCGAGGAGGAAGCCGAGTGGCTGGGGATGCCTTCTATAGAGGCGATTACTGCGGCTTTTGATCACCTCGAAGGGATCTTGCTCACCCGGGGTGAGAACGGCTGCCTCTGGCAGGTGGGCGGCAGGCGGGGCGGACATCCTGGCTACCGGGTACCGACGGTGGACACCACCGGGGCCGGGGACGCCTTCGTGGCCGCCCTGTTGCACCGGCTGAGCCGTACACCCCTGCGCGAGTGGGAAAGCGCAGCGGCGGCCGTGGTGGATTACGCCTGCGCCACCGGTGCCCTGAGCACCATGATCCCCGGCGGCATCGGCAGTACCCCGGACGAAGCGGCCGTCCAGGCGTTTTTGCGCGCCCAGGCGCGCTGA
- a CDS encoding class I SAM-dependent methyltransferase, producing the protein MDEQGQGRLRLPHEIDPKEAAFDSLSVEYDERYALTAVGCLQRRQVWERIAGLFPPGGRILELGCGTGLDAQYLAGLGVQVLATDIAPAMAAVAARRCRELPAVTVRVLAAEQIGTLADTFDGVFSNFAALNCVLDLNAFAAALAARLRPGGRAALVLFGRLCWWEMAGYGLRGRWPEATRRLRPGVVRASIGSGREVAVRYYSPAQVRRAFVPWFRLEAMAAVGFAVPPTYWDGFVRNRAHLLALGQRLDGVVGSLWPCNRFGDHTLYVLRRR; encoded by the coding sequence ATGGATGAACAAGGTCAAGGCAGACTGAGGCTACCACACGAGATCGACCCGAAAGAAGCGGCCTTCGACAGTCTTTCGGTCGAGTACGACGAACGCTACGCGCTTACCGCCGTGGGTTGTCTGCAGCGCCGACAAGTTTGGGAGCGCATCGCCGGATTGTTCCCACCCGGCGGTCGAATTTTGGAATTGGGCTGCGGCACCGGTCTGGATGCGCAGTACCTGGCGGGGCTTGGAGTGCAGGTGCTCGCCACCGATATTGCCCCGGCGATGGCCGCTGTGGCCGCCCGGCGCTGCCGGGAGTTGCCCGCGGTTACGGTGCGGGTGCTGGCCGCCGAGCAGATTGGCACCCTCGCAGACACTTTCGACGGCGTCTTCTCCAACTTTGCCGCCCTCAACTGCGTGCTCGATCTCAACGCCTTTGCCGCCGCCCTCGCCGCCCGCCTGCGACCGGGAGGGCGGGCGGCTCTGGTGTTGTTCGGCCGCCTTTGCTGGTGGGAGATGGCGGGCTACGGCCTGCGGGGGCGCTGGCCCGAGGCGACCCGCCGCCTGCGCCCCGGGGTGGTGCGCGCCTCGATCGGCAGCGGCAGGGAGGTGGCCGTGCGCTATTACAGTCCCGCCCAGGTGCGGCGGGCTTTTGTGCCCTGGTTTCGCCTCGAAGCAATGGCGGCGGTGGGCTTTGCCGTGCCCCCCACCTACTGGGACGGCTTTGTGCGCAACCGGGCGCACTTACTTGCCCTCGGCCAGCGGCTCGATGGGGTGGTGGGCAGTCTGTGGCCTTGCAACCGCTTTGGGGACCACACACTCTACGTCCTGCGCCGTCGATAA
- a CDS encoding DUF433 domain-containing protein: MASEHTRTPYKHIELDEKGVPLIAGTTMKVIELALSHTAYGWNAEQLLRNYPHLTLAKIHSALAYYFDHKVELDADIQRRREWAEAMRLAQADSPLAERLRRFKAAQADNP, from the coding sequence ATGGCAAGCGAACACACCCGCACACCGTACAAGCACATCGAACTCGACGAAAAGGGCGTCCCGCTGATAGCCGGTACGACCATGAAGGTGATCGAGTTGGCGCTTAGCCACACAGCTTACGGCTGGAATGCCGAGCAGTTGCTGCGCAACTACCCGCATCTCACGCTTGCCAAGATCCACTCGGCTCTCGCCTATTACTTCGATCACAAAGTGGAACTGGACGCCGATATCCAGCGGCGTCGCGAATGGGCAGAGGCAATGCGCCTGGCCCAGGCCGATTCTCCTTTGGCCGAGCGGCTGCGGCGCTTTAAAGCGGCCCAGGCCGATAACCCGTAG
- a CDS encoding ferric reductase-like transmembrane domain-containing protein yields MPDRPSPPTQDHQAPSAESRGPTDGRKVTWLLAGAFLVCIGASFFQASDHLIQQRLSEVEGHLALVGLALTLTARPLNRFLPGLLQERRYLGLLTFAFSVLHTWSQIEHVLGGSLDGMFFLPRDMQFGVVLGIFALLAMVPLALTSTDWAVRTLKGAWKGLHQGVFFAAFLIVLHTLGTGVHYPLVAQTPLTFAFGLALLGGVLWVWRLRNRANDSGKAEP; encoded by the coding sequence ATGCCGGATCGACCCAGCCCGCCCACCCAGGATCACCAGGCTCCCAGCGCCGAAAGCCGTGGCCCCACCGACGGCCGCAAGGTCACATGGCTACTGGCGGGGGCGTTTTTGGTGTGTATCGGGGCCAGTTTTTTTCAGGCGAGCGATCACCTCATCCAGCAACGGCTCAGCGAGGTAGAAGGGCATCTGGCATTGGTGGGTCTCGCACTCACCCTCACCGCGCGGCCGTTGAACCGCTTTTTGCCGGGGCTGTTGCAGGAGCGGCGCTATTTGGGACTGCTCACCTTCGCCTTCTCGGTGTTGCACACCTGGTCGCAGATCGAGCACGTGCTGGGCGGCAGCCTGGACGGGATGTTCTTTTTGCCGCGCGACATGCAATTTGGCGTCGTGCTGGGCATCTTTGCGCTACTCGCGATGGTACCCCTGGCGCTCACGAGCACCGATTGGGCGGTGCGCACGTTAAAAGGCGCCTGGAAGGGTCTGCACCAGGGGGTTTTTTTTGCCGCTTTTTTGATCGTGTTGCACACGCTCGGTACCGGGGTGCACTACCCGCTGGTGGCCCAGACGCCCCTGACTTTCGCCTTCGGCTTGGCGCTTCTGGGCGGGGTGCTCTGGGTGTGGCGGCTGCGCAATCGGGCGAACGATTCCGGCAAAGCGGAACCGTAG
- a CDS encoding endonuclease/exonuclease/phosphatase family protein, with the protein MIRRQDFPTPARIAAVGLLAGSLLLGSLSMAQAFTQNPATVFINEIHYDNTGTDAGEAVEIAGPAGTDLSGWSIVLYNGSGGAVYTTTALGGTIPDQQNGFGTVAVSYPSNGIQNGSPDGIALVSPGGTVVQFLSYEGSFAATDGPASGLTSTDIGVLETGSEPLGLSLQLTGSGTVYQDFAWAAPADDSFGQINGSQGFGGGPLPTLSVAVSPASFSEAAGAAAATGTVTRTGSAAAAVSVNLSSSDASEAVVPATVTLAAGASSATFAVDAVDDAISDGSQAVTITAAAPGFATGTTGLTVTDDEPVSVTLIREIQGKAQISPKNGQFVSNVPGIVTAKRSNGFYLQDPAPDGDEGTSEAIFVFTSSAPTVAVGDSLAVSGTVTEFIPGGASTGNLSITEITSPAITVVSSGNPLPAPTVIGVGGRVPPTQVIDDDGLTSFDPTTDGIDFYESLEAMRVQVNAAVATSPTLTFNEGESDENSELIVLADGGAGAALRTDRGGIVIRADDFNPERLFIGDAIARPGQTLPKVNVGDSFSGPVTGVLDYSFGNFKLLITETLPGTASAALKPEQTTLAAGGSQLTIASFNVENLDPGDTERIAGLAAALTDNLKAPDILVLQEVQDNNGPTDDGTVDSTTTLADLAAAIAGVGGPAYDFRFINPVNNQDGGEPGGNIRVAFLFNPARVSFIDRPAPAGTDLSTTAVGAVSGPSGLELTFSPGRIDPANPAFDDSRKPLVGEFFFNGRKLFVVGNHFNSKGGDTPLFGAAQPPVLNSEPQRLGQATAVNGFVQSLLAIDPKASVIVLGDLNDFQFSPPLATLQQGGLLTNLIDRVSPSDAYTFNFQGNSQVLDHILLGGSLAAAPAEIDIVHLDTEFTDALSDHDPPLARLDLTLAPLTATGISPTSGPVGSQITITGTGFVSDGTTVRFRGGVEASAVAVNGDGTQLTVTVPAGARSGRLAVRTSGRAVLTPNRFVVTP; encoded by the coding sequence GTGATTCGTCGTCAAGACTTCCCCACCCCAGCGCGGATCGCCGCCGTCGGCCTGCTTGCAGGCAGCCTGCTGTTGGGCTCCCTGTCGATGGCCCAGGCTTTTACCCAGAACCCGGCGACAGTATTTATCAACGAAATTCACTACGACAACACCGGTACCGACGCGGGTGAGGCGGTCGAGATCGCCGGACCCGCCGGTACCGACCTCAGCGGCTGGTCGATCGTGCTCTACAACGGCAGCGGCGGCGCCGTCTATACGACCACCGCCCTTGGCGGCACGATCCCCGATCAACAAAACGGCTTTGGGACGGTAGCGGTCTCCTATCCGAGCAACGGCATCCAGAACGGTTCGCCCGACGGCATCGCCCTGGTCTCTCCCGGGGGCACGGTGGTCCAGTTTTTGAGCTATGAAGGCAGCTTCGCCGCCACCGACGGCCCGGCAAGCGGTCTGACTTCGACAGATATCGGCGTTTTAGAAACCGGTTCGGAGCCCCTGGGCCTCTCGCTGCAGCTCACCGGCAGCGGTACGGTCTATCAGGATTTTGCCTGGGCGGCACCCGCCGACGATTCGTTCGGCCAGATTAACGGCAGTCAGGGCTTTGGCGGTGGTCCACTGCCGACATTGAGCGTGGCGGTGAGCCCGGCCAGTTTCTCGGAGGCGGCCGGGGCCGCGGCTGCTACCGGCACCGTCACCCGCACCGGCAGCGCCGCAGCGGCCGTGAGCGTCAATCTCAGCAGCTCCGACGCCTCGGAGGCGGTCGTACCGGCTACCGTCACGCTTGCGGCGGGGGCCAGTTCCGCGACTTTCGCCGTCGATGCCGTGGACGATGCGATCAGCGACGGCTCCCAGGCGGTGACCATTACCGCTGCCGCCCCGGGCTTTGCCACCGGTACCACCGGGCTGACCGTCACCGACGACGAGCCGGTGAGCGTCACGCTCATCCGCGAGATCCAGGGCAAGGCGCAGATTTCGCCCAAGAACGGCCAGTTTGTCTCCAACGTGCCGGGGATTGTGACGGCCAAGCGCTCCAACGGCTTCTATTTGCAAGATCCGGCACCCGACGGCGACGAGGGCACCTCCGAAGCGATCTTCGTCTTCACCAGTTCCGCTCCCACCGTGGCGGTAGGGGACTCGCTGGCGGTAAGCGGCACAGTCACCGAATTTATTCCCGGCGGGGCAAGCACTGGCAATCTGTCGATCACCGAGATCACCAGCCCGGCGATTACGGTCGTCTCCTCCGGCAACCCCCTGCCGGCGCCGACGGTGATCGGTGTCGGTGGCCGGGTGCCTCCCACCCAGGTGATCGACGACGACGGACTGACGAGCTTCGACCCCACCACCGACGGCATCGATTTTTACGAGAGCCTCGAAGCGATGCGGGTGCAGGTCAACGCCGCCGTGGCCACCAGCCCGACGCTCACTTTTAATGAAGGCGAGTCCGACGAAAACAGCGAACTTATCGTCCTGGCCGATGGCGGTGCAGGCGCTGCCCTGCGCACCGACCGCGGCGGCATCGTCATCCGTGCGGACGACTTCAACCCGGAGCGGCTCTTTATCGGCGATGCGATTGCCCGCCCCGGCCAGACGCTGCCCAAGGTCAATGTCGGCGACAGCTTCAGCGGCCCGGTGACAGGCGTCCTCGACTACAGCTTCGGCAACTTCAAGTTGCTGATCACCGAGACCCTGCCGGGAACCGCCAGTGCGGCGCTGAAGCCGGAGCAGACCACGCTGGCGGCGGGCGGCAGCCAGTTGACGATCGCGAGCTTCAACGTCGAGAATCTGGACCCCGGCGACACCGAACGCATTGCCGGTCTTGCCGCCGCGCTCACCGACAACCTCAAAGCCCCGGACATTCTGGTCCTGCAGGAGGTCCAGGACAACAACGGCCCCACCGACGACGGCACGGTCGATTCGACCACTACCCTTGCGGATCTGGCGGCGGCGATCGCGGGCGTGGGCGGTCCCGCCTACGACTTCCGCTTCATCAACCCGGTCAATAACCAGGATGGCGGCGAGCCGGGGGGCAATATCCGGGTGGCGTTCCTGTTCAACCCGGCCCGGGTGAGCTTTATCGACCGGCCTGCCCCGGCGGGCACGGATCTTTCGACGACGGCCGTGGGCGCCGTCAGCGGCCCCTCCGGCCTGGAACTCACCTTCAGCCCCGGCCGCATCGACCCGGCCAACCCGGCCTTTGACGACAGCCGCAAGCCGCTGGTGGGCGAATTTTTCTTTAACGGCCGCAAGCTCTTTGTGGTGGGCAACCACTTCAACTCCAAAGGCGGCGATACGCCGCTATTCGGCGCCGCCCAGCCGCCGGTGCTCAACTCCGAGCCCCAGCGCCTCGGCCAGGCCACGGCAGTCAATGGCTTCGTCCAGTCGCTATTAGCCATCGACCCCAAAGCGAGCGTCATCGTCCTGGGCGATCTCAACGACTTTCAGTTCTCGCCGCCGCTTGCCACCCTCCAGCAGGGCGGCCTCCTCACCAACTTGATCGACCGGGTCAGCCCGTCGGATGCCTACACCTTCAACTTCCAGGGCAACTCCCAGGTGCTCGATCACATTCTGCTGGGGGGCAGCCTCGCAGCGGCGCCGGCCGAAATCGACATCGTCCACCTCGACACCGAATTTACCGACGCACTGAGCGACCACGACCCGCCTCTGGCCCGCCTCGATCTGACCCTGGCACCGCTTACGGCCACGGGCATCAGCCCCACCAGCGGCCCGGTGGGTAGCCAAATCACCATCACCGGCACCGGCTTCGTCTCGGACGGTACGACGGTGCGCTTTCGCGGCGGGGTCGAGGCGTCCGCGGTGGCGGTCAACGGCGACGGTACCCAGCTGACGGTAACCGTACCCGCCGGGGCGCGCTCCGGTCGGCTTGCCGTGCGCACCAGCGGTCGGGCAGTGCTCACCCCCAACCGCTTCGTGGTTACCCCGTAA